DNA sequence from the Amphiprion ocellaris isolate individual 3 ecotype Okinawa chromosome 17, ASM2253959v1, whole genome shotgun sequence genome:
AAGGAGCTGCACTCTTTGCTGCAGAACATGACAAACTGCGAGTTCAACGTCAACTCCTTCGGGCCGGAGGGACAGACGGCCCTGCACCAGTCCGTCATTGACGGCAACCTGGAGCTGGTAAAACTGCTGGTGAAGTTTGGCGCAGATATCCGGCTGGCCAACAGGGAAGGGTGGAGCGCTTTACACATCGCCGCCTTCGGGGGCCACCAAGACATTGTGCTATACCTCATCACCAAGGCCAAGTACTCCTCTGGCGCCCGGTgatctgtctctgctgtcaggtaataaaaagaaaagaaaaaaagtagaacataaaaaataacaactcAACAACAGATGAAATATAGaactgcaacacaacaacacacggGAAAGCCAGGCTCTTGTAAAAGCGAAAAAACTGCCATTATCTACATAGTTGTGCCAAATTCtattaaaaaacaggaaa
Encoded proteins:
- the nrarpa gene encoding notch-regulated ankyrin repeat-containing protein A, with the protein product MSQADVSTCSAPQRVFQEAVKKGNTKELHSLLQNMTNCEFNVNSFGPEGQTALHQSVIDGNLELVKLLVKFGADIRLANREGWSALHIAAFGGHQDIVLYLITKAKYSSGAR